The region GCAGTGGGCGGATGCCCTGGCCGCCGGCCGCGTGATGGCATCGGGCACCCGTGCAGACCTCAGCGACCTGCTGCCACTGCGGCCATGACTGCGCACCTAGGGTGTGGATCATGAAGAAGACCTCGGCGGCAGTCGTCGTGGCGATCGCCGCACTCGCGCTGACCGGATGCAGTGCATCGCAGTCGACCGATGACGGTGCGGTGCAGCGGTGGCTGGAAGAACGTGCAGAGTCCACGGCTGGGGCCGCTCAGCTGTCGGGTCTGGCCGTGAAGCCGGACGATCAGCGCACTCTCGATGGGGCGATCGCCGCGGGCCAGGCCGTTCGCATCGACTTCGAGTCGCCGCAGGACGTCACCTCGGTGCAGTTCGAATGCTTCGGCGCCGAGACGATGGACGCCGGGGTCTACTACGAGAGCGGATCGGGCCAGGTCGGCACCGGCGCCACCGATGTCCGCTGCGCCGACGGTCCGATCACGATCGACGTCGGCAGGGAGCCGCTGAGCGCCATCGCCGCCGACGGAACCAACGCCGAGGGACTCGGCGCCTGGTCGGTGACCGTCCGCTGATCCCCGCGATCGCATAGGCGGAGCGTGGGACAATAGGAGCATGTCCCGCACACCCCGCCACTCCACGGTCGAAGCGACGATCCGTCCCGTGCCGCGCTACGGCGTGTTCATGGTGACAGGGGCCGTGCTGGGGATCATCGTCGCCGGCATCGTGACGCTGCTCGGATCGTACGAGCCGTCTCGCGTGCTCGGCGTCGTCTACCCTCCTGGCCAGGTCTTCGGGTTCGCGCTGCTGTGGACCGTGCCGATCGGCATCGCCCTCGGCGGCATGATCGCCGTGATGCTGGACCGTGCGGCGCGCAAGCACGCCCGCGTCGTTCGCGTCGAGCGCGAGCACGTCGTCGAGACCGAC is a window of Microbacterium esteraromaticum DNA encoding:
- a CDS encoding potassium transporter Trk translates to MSRTPRHSTVEATIRPVPRYGVFMVTGAVLGIIVAGIVTLLGSYEPSRVLGVVYPPGQVFGFALLWTVPIGIALGGMIAVMLDRAARKHARVVRVEREHVVETDDEQG